One genomic region from Paenibacillus antri encodes:
- a CDS encoding 4-hydroxy-3-methylbut-2-enyl diphosphate reductase — protein sequence MEVVKITPRGYCYGVVDAMVLALQTARNLELPRPIYILGMIVHNAHVTEAFEREGVITLDGPNRLDILEQVDKGTIIFTAHGVSPEVRKRAAAKGLTIVDATCPDVTKTHDLIREKTAEGYEVVYIGKKGHPEPEGAVGVAPDKVHLIEREEEIDSLRIPAGVRVLVTNQTTMSQWDIRHIMKRVTDRYPHAEIHNEICLATQVRQEAVAEQASLADLVIVVGDPRSNNSNRLAQVSEEIAGVKAYRISDLSELRPEWLLPVRKVGVTSGASTPTPVTKEVIAYLEAFDPADESTWAIERTLNPNRLLPTVKER from the coding sequence ATGGAAGTCGTTAAAATCACCCCGCGCGGATACTGCTACGGCGTCGTCGACGCGATGGTGCTTGCGCTGCAGACGGCCCGCAACTTGGAGCTGCCGCGGCCGATCTATATATTGGGCATGATCGTTCATAACGCGCACGTGACCGAGGCGTTCGAGCGCGAAGGCGTCATTACGCTCGACGGTCCGAATCGGTTGGACATCTTGGAGCAAGTGGACAAGGGCACGATCATCTTCACGGCGCACGGCGTGTCGCCGGAGGTGCGAAAGCGGGCGGCGGCCAAAGGTTTGACCATCGTGGACGCGACGTGCCCGGACGTCACGAAGACGCACGACCTCATCCGCGAGAAGACGGCGGAGGGCTACGAAGTCGTCTACATCGGCAAGAAGGGGCATCCGGAGCCGGAGGGCGCCGTCGGCGTCGCGCCGGACAAGGTGCACCTGATCGAACGGGAAGAGGAGATCGATTCGCTGCGCATCCCGGCCGGCGTCCGCGTGCTCGTCACGAACCAGACGACGATGAGCCAGTGGGACATTCGCCATATTATGAAGCGGGTGACGGATCGATATCCGCATGCGGAAATTCATAATGAAATTTGCCTCGCCACGCAAGTGCGGCAGGAGGCGGTCGCGGAGCAGGCGTCGCTGGCGGACCTCGTCATCGTCGTAGGCGATCCGCGCAGCAACAACTCCAACCGGCTGGCGCAGGTGTCGGAGGAGATCGCCGGCGTGAAGGCGTACCGCATCTCGGATTTGTCCGAGCTGCGTCCGGAGTGGCTGCTGCCGGTCCGCAAGGTCGGGGTAACGTCCGGCGCGTCGACGCCGACGCCGGTGACGAAGGAAGTGATCGCGTATTTGGAAGCGTTCGATCCGGCGGACGAGTCGACGTGGGCGATCGAGCGGACGCTCAACCCGAACCGGCTGCTGCCGACGGTGAAGGAGCGCTAA